One genomic segment of Garra rufa chromosome 13, GarRuf1.0, whole genome shotgun sequence includes these proteins:
- the angptl1a gene encoding angiopoietin-related protein 1a — protein sequence MRDVTWCMGIMLCLSICFFGKSHSGNALMHSRQRRAPADDAKKCSYTFLVPQQKITGPICASVTGPEPDKDRVTRMDIADVREVLSKQRREIEMLQLVADVDGNLVNEMKLLRKESRNMNSRVTQLYMQLLHEIIRKRDNSLELAQLENRVLNVTTEMLRLASRYKELELRFAGLAATVNNQSVLIAALEERCLRGYGRQDLPAVPPLVQVVPESIPANNNRFTNEIQRDNNNRAFPRGSRMDAPTPDPLGIPPPPQGTLTSDGPFRDCFQVRQAGHSTSGMYLLKAEGSDRLIQAWCEHKLDNGGWTVIQRRKDGSVNFFRNWDNYKKGFGNIDGEHWLGLENIYNLAKQGDYKLLVELEDWVGKKVYAEYSSFHLESESEAFKLRLGTYQGNAGDSLTSHNGKPFTTLDRDKDAFTGNCAHFHKGGWWYNACGQTNLNGVWYSGGVYRSKFQDGIFWAEYGGGFYSLKSVRMMIRPID from the exons ATGAGAGACGTAACATGGTGCATGGGCATCATGCTCTGCCTCTCCATCTGCTTTTTCGGCAAGAGCCACTCAGGAAACGCACTCATGCATTCTCGACAACGGCGAGCACCCGCTGATGATGCCAAGAAGTGCTCCTACACTTTCCTGGTGCCCCAGCAGAAGATCACAGGGCCGATCTGCGCCTCTGTCACCGGGCCCGAGCCAGACAAAGACCGGGTGACGCGTATGGACATTGCTGATGTGCGGGAGGTCCTATCCAAGCAGCGACGGGAGATTGAGATGCTGCAACTAGTAGCGGACGTGGACGGGAACTTGGTAAATGAGATGAAGCTTCTGCGCAAAGAGTCTCGTAACATGAATTCCCGGGTGACTCAGCTCTACATGCAGTTGCTTCATGAGATCATCCGCAAGAGGGACAACTCCCTGGAACTGGCGCAACTGGAGAACCGTGTGCTGAACGTGACCACGGAGATGCTCCGACTGGCCTCCCGCTACAAAGAACTGGAGCTACGCTTCGCAGGTCTTGCTGCAACAGTTAACAACCAATCTGTGCTCATCGCCGCCCTGGAGGAACGTTGTCTTCGTGGATATGGACGTCAAGATCTGCCTGCAGTTCCACCGCTGGTGCAAGTGGTGCCAGAGAGCATTCCAGCAAACAACAATCGCTTCACCAATGAGATTCAGAGAGACAACAACAACAGAGCCTTTCCTAGAGGATCACGAATGGATGCTCCAACGCCTGACCCACTGGGAATCCCACCACCCCCACAGGGCACCCTTACTTCGGATG GCCCGTTCAGAGACTGTTTCCAGGTGCGGCAGGCAGGACACAGCACCAGTGGGATGTATCTGCTGAAGGCAGAGGGCAGTGATAGACTGATTCAGGCCTGGTGCGAACATAAATTAGACAACGGAGGCTGGACCGTTATTCAGCGAAGGAAAGATGGCTCAGTCAACTTCTTCAGAAACTGGGATAACTATAAG AAAGGCTTTGGGAACATAGATGGAGAGCACTGGCTGGGCTTGGAGAACATCTATAATCTAGCAAAGCAAGGGGACTACAAATTGCTGGTGGAGCTGGAGGACTGGGTTGGAAAGAAGGTGTACGCAGAGTACAGCAGCTTCCATCTGGAGTCTGAAAGTGAGGCCTTCAAGCTGAGACTGGGCACCTACCAGGGCAATGCCGGAGACTCCCTTACGAGCCACAATGGAAAACCTTTCACAACGCTTGACCGGGATAAAGACGCATTTACAG GCAACTGCGCTCATTTCCACAAAGGCGGCTGGTGGTACAACGCGTGTGGTCAAACAAATCTGAACGGCGTGTGGTACTCCGGTGGCGTGTATCGCAGCAAGTTCCAGGATGGGATCTTCTGGGCGGAGTATGGCGGCGGGTTCTACTCGCTCAAATCAGTCCGTATGATGATCCGGCCAATAGACTGA